One window from the genome of Nitrosospira multiformis encodes:
- the gatB gene encoding Asp-tRNA(Asn)/Glu-tRNA(Gln) amidotransferase subunit GatB: protein MQWEIVVGLEVHTQLSTQSKIFSGASTAFGAAPNTEACAVDLALPGVLPVLNRGAVERAIKLGLAVGGKISSPSIFARKNYFYPDLPKGYQISQYELPVVEGGSITIQSGEVERVIRLTRAHLEEDAGKSLHEDFHGMTGIDLNRAGTPLLEIVSEPDMRSSAEAVVYAKTLHSLVRWIGICDGNMQEGSFRCDANVSVRPQGSDKLGTRCEIKNLNSFRFLEKAIDYEARRQVEILEDGGTIQQQTRLYDSDKDETRAMRSKEDAQDYRYFPDPDLLPLEIGEDWIAEVRRGLPELPQQMRARLERDHGLSTYDAAALTGDREIAEYYEAVIEKLPSDPKLCANWVMGDISAYLNDEGKFFDSCPLSPEQLAQLLARIKDGTISGKIAKEVFKQMWVKVSAQPVTWKRHDPGLGTNLADQIIESQGLKQISDSGELEKLVDEVIAANTKSVEEFKAGKEKAFNALVGQIMKAAKGKANPAQVNEILKKKLME, encoded by the coding sequence ATGCAATGGGAAATCGTTGTCGGTCTTGAAGTGCATACCCAGCTCTCGACCCAATCAAAAATATTCTCCGGCGCCTCGACCGCATTTGGCGCGGCGCCCAACACCGAGGCTTGCGCGGTCGATCTCGCGTTGCCGGGTGTGCTGCCGGTATTGAATCGCGGCGCGGTGGAGCGGGCGATCAAACTGGGTCTGGCGGTGGGTGGCAAAATCAGTTCACCCTCAATTTTTGCCCGTAAGAATTATTTCTATCCCGATTTGCCCAAAGGTTACCAGATCAGCCAGTACGAATTACCGGTGGTTGAAGGCGGCAGCATCACGATTCAATCTGGCGAGGTTGAAAGAGTCATTCGCCTCACCCGCGCACACCTGGAAGAGGATGCGGGCAAGTCACTCCATGAGGATTTTCATGGCATGACCGGCATCGATCTGAACCGTGCCGGCACCCCCCTGCTGGAGATCGTTTCCGAGCCGGATATGCGCAGCAGCGCGGAAGCGGTGGTGTATGCCAAAACACTGCATTCGCTGGTGCGCTGGATCGGCATCTGCGACGGCAACATGCAGGAAGGATCGTTCCGGTGCGACGCCAATGTATCCGTTCGTCCCCAGGGATCGGACAAACTTGGCACCCGCTGCGAGATAAAAAACCTCAACTCGTTCCGGTTTCTTGAGAAAGCGATTGATTACGAGGCCAGACGGCAGGTAGAAATCCTTGAAGATGGCGGAACCATACAACAGCAAACCCGGCTCTACGATTCGGATAAGGATGAAACCCGTGCCATGCGCAGCAAAGAAGACGCGCAGGATTACCGCTACTTCCCTGATCCGGATTTGTTGCCACTGGAAATCGGGGAAGACTGGATTGCGGAAGTGCGGCGTGGGTTACCCGAATTGCCGCAGCAAATGCGAGCCCGCCTTGAACGCGACCATGGGCTTTCCACCTATGACGCGGCGGCTCTGACCGGCGATCGGGAAATTGCAGAGTACTACGAAGCGGTTATCGAAAAGCTCCCTTCCGACCCCAAACTTTGCGCAAACTGGGTAATGGGCGATATCTCCGCCTATCTGAATGACGAAGGAAAGTTTTTTGATAGTTGCCCGCTATCTCCGGAGCAACTTGCACAGCTTCTGGCGCGTATCAAGGATGGCACTATCTCCGGCAAGATTGCGAAGGAGGTATTCAAACAGATGTGGGTCAAGGTGAGCGCGCAGCCGGTGACCTGGAAGCGCCACGATCCGGGGTTGGGTACGAATCTCGCCGACCAGATCATCGAATCGCAGGGTTTGAAGCAGATCTCCGACTCAGGCGAACTGGAAAAATTGGTCGACGAAGTGATCGCCGCGAATACGAAATCCGTCGAAGAATTTAAAGCCGGCAAGGAGAAAGCCTTTAATGCTCTGGTTGGCCAGATAATGAAGGCCGCCAAAGGCAAGGCCAACCCGGCGCAGGTGAATGAGATATTGAAGAAGAAGCTGATGGAATAA
- a CDS encoding pteridine reductase — protein sequence MQGKVILITGGAKRVGAATCRRLHARGADLIVHYRASAGEAQALQAELNQIRPGSVALVQADLLDIAQLPGLIDETVTHFGKLDALVNNASSFFPTPLGEITEKMWDDLIGSNLKAPLFLSQAATPELRKQHGCIVNIVDIHAEWPLKRYVVYNAAKGGLAALTRSLAQELGPEIRVNGISPGPILWPENGEWKEEAAREHIIERTLLKRTGEPDDIARTVAFLIADAPYITGQIIAVDGGRSVNL from the coding sequence ATGCAAGGAAAAGTGATACTCATCACCGGCGGAGCTAAGCGGGTAGGTGCTGCGACCTGCCGCAGGCTGCACGCGCGAGGCGCAGATCTGATCGTGCATTATCGGGCATCAGCGGGGGAAGCACAGGCGTTGCAGGCTGAACTGAATCAAATCCGTCCCGGCTCGGTGGCACTGGTGCAAGCCGATCTGCTCGATATCGCACAGCTACCCGGCCTGATTGACGAAACCGTGACTCATTTTGGAAAACTCGATGCCCTGGTCAATAATGCCTCCAGCTTTTTCCCCACACCACTGGGAGAAATCACGGAAAAGATGTGGGACGACCTCATCGGCAGCAACCTGAAGGCCCCTCTATTCCTGTCTCAGGCAGCAACACCAGAACTCAGAAAACAGCATGGCTGCATCGTCAATATCGTCGATATCCATGCAGAGTGGCCGCTGAAAAGATACGTGGTATACAACGCCGCCAAAGGCGGCCTGGCGGCGCTTACCCGATCACTGGCCCAGGAGCTGGGGCCGGAAATCCGCGTAAACGGCATCTCACCCGGTCCCATTCTGTGGCCGGAAAATGGCGAATGGAAGGAGGAAGCAGCACGCGAGCATATTATCGAGAGGACGCTCCTGAAACGTACGGGTGAGCCGGATGACATCGCCAGAACGGTGGCTTTCCTGATTGCCGACGCACCGTATATCACCGGTCAGATCATCGCGGTGGATGGTGGACGCAGCGTGAATCTGTAA
- a CDS encoding class I SAM-dependent methyltransferase, whose amino-acid sequence MQPLPPLPVPSEAALQHSRAVKELIDAELTAAGGWISFAHYMKLALYAPGLGYYSGGAAKFGQEGDFVTAPEISPLFGRAVARQAVQVLELTDGAGDILEFGAGTGKLAFDLLLELERLGRLPRLYFILEVSAELQQRQRQLFERYAPHLLLRVVWLECLPAKFNGLILANEVLDAMPVHLVAWRNAGLFERGVTSSVSSGDEFEWSERPLGEGELFEAARELTPRIASGNGNIGNGNIGNDVDEYVSEISLATRGFMASLANILERGAIVLIDYGFGRGEYYHPQRSHGTLMCHYRHHAHDNPFYLPGLQDITSHVDFSAIAEAGTNAGLDLLGYTTQAYLLINCGITEILARMPVENVKEYLPLANQLQKLVSPAEMGELFKAIAFGKNISQPLFGFTNGDKSRLL is encoded by the coding sequence ATGCAGCCACTACCGCCACTACCTGTTCCGAGCGAAGCAGCCCTTCAGCATAGCCGCGCCGTAAAGGAACTCATTGATGCTGAGCTCACTGCCGCTGGTGGCTGGATTTCGTTTGCACATTATATGAAGTTGGCGTTATACGCGCCGGGATTGGGTTACTACAGCGGCGGTGCAGCTAAGTTCGGGCAGGAAGGAGATTTTGTCACCGCGCCGGAAATCTCACCGCTGTTCGGCCGGGCGGTGGCGCGACAGGCGGTGCAAGTGCTGGAACTCACGGATGGCGCTGGCGATATTCTGGAATTCGGGGCAGGCACCGGCAAGCTCGCGTTCGATTTGCTGCTTGAACTGGAAAGACTCGGTCGCTTGCCAAGGCTGTATTTTATTCTTGAGGTCAGTGCGGAACTGCAACAGCGGCAACGTCAATTATTTGAACGATACGCACCACATCTCTTGTTGCGGGTTGTATGGCTGGAATGTTTGCCCGCCAAGTTTAATGGGCTGATACTGGCCAATGAGGTCCTTGATGCAATGCCGGTACATCTGGTAGCGTGGCGCAATGCCGGTCTATTCGAGCGCGGTGTGACGTCGAGTGTATCGAGTGGCGATGAATTCGAGTGGAGCGAACGCCCGCTCGGGGAAGGAGAACTTTTCGAGGCTGCGCGCGAATTGACTCCCAGGATTGCATCCGGCAACGGCAATATCGGCAACGGCAATATCGGCAACGATGTGGATGAATACGTCAGCGAAATCAGTTTGGCCACACGGGGGTTTATGGCCAGCCTCGCGAATATTTTGGAGCGGGGAGCCATAGTGCTGATCGACTACGGTTTCGGGCGCGGGGAGTACTACCATCCCCAGCGCAGCCATGGAACACTGATGTGCCATTATCGTCACCACGCGCATGACAATCCGTTTTATCTGCCGGGCTTGCAGGACATTACCAGTCATGTGGACTTCAGCGCCATTGCCGAAGCGGGTACAAACGCCGGATTGGATCTGCTGGGTTATACCACTCAGGCATATCTCCTTATCAACTGCGGGATAACTGAAATTCTGGCGCGAATGCCGGTGGAGAACGTAAAAGAATATTTGCCGCTGGCAAATCAGCTACAGAAGCTGGTGAGTCCCGCTGAAATGGGTGAACTTTTCAAGGCCATTGCTTTCGGCAAGAATATTTCTCAACCACTTTTCGGATTCACCAATGGCGATAAAAGCCGTCTTTTGTAA
- a CDS encoding CBS domain-containing protein — MATVRQLLQGKGYEVASVKPDKSVYDAMQLMAAKNIGALLVLENGKLAGIFTERDYSRKAYLLDKSAKDIQVKELMTAQVAYVSPDYTAEDCMALVTEMRVRHLPVLENNEVAGIISIGDLVKDAISGQEFIINQLERYIHGIR, encoded by the coding sequence ATGGCGACTGTAAGGCAATTACTGCAAGGCAAGGGATACGAAGTTGCGAGCGTCAAGCCGGATAAATCAGTGTACGATGCGATGCAATTGATGGCCGCCAAGAACATTGGCGCACTGCTGGTGCTGGAGAATGGAAAATTGGCCGGTATTTTTACTGAAAGAGATTATTCGCGTAAGGCGTACCTGCTGGATAAATCCGCGAAGGACATTCAGGTAAAAGAACTGATGACCGCACAGGTAGCGTACGTAAGTCCCGACTATACAGCCGAGGATTGCATGGCATTGGTCACGGAGATGCGGGTACGCCACTTGCCGGTGCTTGAAAACAATGAAGTAGCCGGCATTATTTCCATCGGCGATCTGGTCAAGGACGCGATTTCCGGCCAGGAATTCATCATCAACCAACTCGAACGTTATATCCACGGCATCCGCTGA
- a CDS encoding TMEM165/GDT1 family protein, with the protein MTAESRYNSPTVLLSTPSILEAFFTSTLLVALAEIGDKTQLLSFVLAAKLRRPYPIMAGIFVATLLNHALAASVGAWLASLISPQSLNWIVGLSFIGFGLWVLKPDTLDENPRIFSAGVFITTLIAFFVAEMGDKTQFATVALAARYDALTAVVLGTTLGMMLANAPAVWIGEALADRINMKWVRWFAAASFLLMGVWSLSGGAGPY; encoded by the coding sequence GTGACAGCAGAATCGCGCTACAATTCCCCGACCGTTCTTCTCTCCACACCTTCAATCTTGGAAGCCTTTTTTACCTCCACCCTGCTGGTTGCTCTTGCCGAAATCGGCGACAAGACCCAGCTTCTTTCATTTGTTCTGGCTGCCAAACTACGGCGGCCTTATCCCATCATGGCGGGTATTTTCGTTGCCACTTTGCTTAATCACGCGTTGGCGGCTTCGGTCGGCGCCTGGCTGGCAAGCCTGATCTCTCCGCAATCGCTCAACTGGATCGTCGGACTGTCGTTCATCGGTTTCGGTTTGTGGGTGCTGAAGCCCGACACGCTCGATGAAAATCCGCGCATTTTCAGTGCCGGTGTGTTCATAACCACGCTGATCGCTTTCTTCGTGGCGGAAATGGGAGACAAGACACAGTTTGCGACGGTGGCACTGGCAGCGCGCTATGATGCGCTGACGGCGGTCGTACTGGGAACCACACTCGGCATGATGCTCGCCAACGCGCCCGCTGTCTGGATCGGCGAGGCACTTGCTGACCGTATCAACATGAAGTGGGTACGATGGTTCGCGGCGGCCTCATTCTTGCTGATGGGCGTCTGGTCGCTGTCTGGCGGCGCGGGGCCCTATTGA
- a CDS encoding (Fe-S)-binding protein, protein MIIKPSDLPPDFSVDTLIAEANRCVACGLCLPHCPTYRITQSEADSPRGRIALMSGVASNRIPMNARFVLHIDRCLTCRACEAVCPNHVSYGKLVDGTRAMISSSFLDLPSEKTATRKSRFRRWVENEILAKSSRLDALRPLLRFYERSGLQKIVRRSGVLGKTRLAVLEGQLPPVGTPCSLSGRGGVANTWQAVYPAIGNPRGEVGLFLGCVARLTDVATLNSTIFVLNHLGYTVHVPSTQTCCGALHQHGGDRQTATQLARQNMRAFEGLGLNLHAIISTASGCGVQLTEYPSHNVSETPQQSILQSLHAEEEAGKFSAKIMDISAFLAKAEGWGNIKPQPLPHKIAVHEPCSLRNVLRGSAHPYALLARIPDAQITPLAGNDQCCGAAGTYFLDQAEMAQVLLRDKITMLDASGARYLATSNVGCAMHIAGALREAGSQIEVLHPVTLLARQMGMPT, encoded by the coding sequence ATGATCATCAAGCCTTCTGATCTTCCACCCGATTTTTCTGTCGATACACTCATCGCTGAAGCTAATCGCTGCGTCGCATGCGGGCTTTGTCTGCCGCATTGTCCGACGTACCGTATCACACAGTCTGAAGCTGACTCGCCCCGCGGACGCATTGCCCTGATGAGCGGCGTCGCCAGCAATCGCATTCCGATGAATGCGCGCTTTGTTTTGCACATAGACCGCTGCCTTACCTGCCGCGCTTGCGAGGCAGTGTGCCCGAACCACGTCAGCTACGGGAAACTGGTGGACGGAACCCGCGCCATGATTTCGTCATCATTCCTGGATCTTCCAAGCGAGAAAACAGCGACGCGAAAATCCCGGTTTCGGCGATGGGTGGAGAATGAAATACTCGCCAAATCCAGCCGTCTGGACGCATTACGCCCGCTCCTGCGTTTTTATGAAAGATCAGGCTTGCAAAAGATCGTTCGAAGATCCGGCGTGCTTGGGAAAACAAGGCTCGCCGTGTTGGAGGGGCAATTGCCGCCCGTCGGCACACCTTGCTCCTTATCCGGTAGAGGCGGCGTGGCCAATACATGGCAAGCCGTTTATCCCGCAATCGGGAATCCGCGCGGCGAAGTCGGGCTGTTTCTCGGCTGTGTCGCGCGGTTGACGGATGTCGCAACGCTCAATTCGACAATATTCGTGCTTAACCATCTGGGTTACACGGTACATGTGCCGTCCACGCAGACATGTTGCGGTGCCTTGCATCAACATGGCGGGGACAGGCAAACGGCAACGCAACTGGCGCGACAGAATATGAGGGCTTTTGAGGGACTGGGACTGAATTTGCACGCAATCATCAGCACTGCGTCGGGTTGCGGCGTGCAATTGACGGAATACCCTTCTCATAATGTATCAGAAACGCCGCAACAGTCGATTCTTCAATCATTGCATGCGGAAGAGGAAGCCGGGAAATTTTCCGCTAAAATCATGGATATCAGTGCATTTCTGGCAAAGGCGGAGGGATGGGGCAACATAAAGCCCCAGCCATTGCCGCATAAAATCGCGGTGCATGAGCCATGCAGTCTGCGCAATGTCTTGCGCGGTTCGGCACATCCCTATGCGTTGCTGGCGCGCATTCCGGACGCGCAGATTACTCCGCTGGCGGGAAACGATCAGTGCTGCGGTGCGGCGGGAACCTATTTTCTGGATCAAGCAGAGATGGCGCAGGTGTTGCTGCGTGATAAAATAACCATGCTGGATGCAAGCGGCGCGCGTTACCTTGCCACATCCAATGTGGGTTGCGCCATGCACATTGCCGGCGCGTTGCGTGAGGCAGGCTCGCAGATCGAGGTGCTGCATCCGGTAACACTGCTGGCGCGGCAGATGGGTATGCCAACATAA
- the coq7 gene encoding 2-polyprenyl-3-methyl-6-methoxy-1,4-benzoquinone monooxygenase translates to MPNLDKFIIGFDHALRTLLTPAQTLRPVPGTELPEVGLSDSEKSESTALMRVNHVGEICAQALYQGQALTARNAEVQHTLKQSAREEVEHLAWTERRIAELNGRKSLLNPLWYSGSFAIGAFAGMLGDKWNLGFLAETERQVEVHLAGHLKRLPHHDEKSRAIVAQMQVDEAGHATAAMSHGGVELPMPVKLAMKLGSKVMTKTAYWV, encoded by the coding sequence ATGCCGAATCTGGATAAATTCATCATCGGTTTCGATCATGCACTGCGCACATTGTTGACGCCTGCGCAAACATTGCGTCCGGTTCCAGGGACTGAGTTACCAGAGGTGGGGCTGAGCGATTCAGAGAAAAGTGAATCCACCGCACTGATGCGCGTCAACCATGTCGGTGAAATTTGCGCACAAGCGCTATATCAGGGACAGGCGCTTACCGCGCGTAACGCGGAGGTGCAGCACACTCTGAAGCAATCAGCGCGTGAGGAAGTCGAGCATCTTGCCTGGACCGAGCGGCGCATCGCAGAACTGAATGGGCGCAAGAGTCTCCTGAATCCCCTGTGGTACAGCGGATCATTCGCCATTGGCGCATTTGCGGGCATGCTGGGTGACAAATGGAATCTGGGTTTTCTCGCGGAGACCGAACGCCAGGTAGAAGTCCATCTGGCAGGGCATTTGAAGCGCTTGCCGCATCACGACGAGAAAAGCCGTGCTATCGTCGCACAGATGCAGGTGGATGAAGCCGGGCATGCTACAGCCGCCATGTCCCATGGCGGCGTGGAATTACCCATGCCCGTGAAGCTGGCGATGAAGCTGGGATCAAAAGTCATGACAAAAACCGCATATTGGGTTTGA
- a CDS encoding OsmC family protein: MKARIEWKEGMSFLGESGSGHSVLMDGPPEAGGKNRGPRPMEMLLMGTGGCAAFDVVLILKKSRQDISDCVVEIEAERAPEEPKVFTRIHFHFIVTGKQLKPEQVERAIKLSAEKYCSASIMLGKTAELTHDFKIVEA, encoded by the coding sequence ATGAAAGCACGCATCGAATGGAAGGAAGGAATGAGCTTTCTGGGTGAGTCCGGCAGCGGCCACAGTGTGCTGATGGACGGGCCGCCGGAAGCGGGCGGTAAGAATCGGGGGCCACGCCCTATGGAAATGTTGCTGATGGGAACCGGCGGTTGTGCAGCTTTTGACGTGGTATTGATTCTTAAAAAAAGCCGTCAGGATATCAGCGATTGCGTGGTGGAAATCGAAGCGGAACGGGCACCGGAAGAGCCCAAGGTATTCACCCGCATTCATTTTCATTTTATCGTGACCGGAAAGCAACTGAAGCCCGAACAAGTGGAACGGGCAATCAAACTCTCTGCGGAAAAATATTGCTCAGCCTCGATCATGCTGGGGAAAACGGCAGAATTAACCCACGACTTCAAAATCGTGGAGGCATGA
- a CDS encoding YdcF family protein yields MGWFTTNLVSAFLLPPLNLILLGAIGVFLLKRHPRTGKLLVMFALTLLYLLSTPFVAETALQKLETPSTLHSLDSIQAIVVLGAGTYFNAPEYDGNTVNRLGLERIRYAARLYRLTGKPMLAAGGFPLGSNSSEATQMKAVLEKEFEVPVKWMEEGSRNTRENAYKSFAILKKDGVSHIALVTHAWHMPRAFREFEQAGFKVVPAATAYTTRYRTDVFSFIPTAGALQKSWLFLHEVIGMWWYRLSPAPTTS; encoded by the coding sequence ATGGGCTGGTTCACGACTAACCTGGTAAGTGCATTTCTGCTTCCTCCATTAAATCTTATCCTGTTGGGGGCGATAGGGGTTTTCCTTCTCAAGCGCCACCCGAGAACAGGCAAGCTCTTGGTGATGTTCGCGCTGACTCTGCTTTATCTGCTATCCACTCCATTTGTCGCTGAAACCGCACTGCAAAAACTGGAGACTCCATCTACACTCCATTCCCTCGATAGCATTCAGGCTATTGTAGTACTGGGTGCGGGTACCTATTTCAACGCGCCAGAATATGACGGTAACACCGTGAACCGGCTCGGCCTGGAGCGCATCCGTTATGCCGCGCGACTATATCGGCTCACGGGTAAGCCTATGTTGGCGGCAGGCGGATTTCCCCTCGGGAGCAATTCTTCTGAGGCAACGCAAATGAAGGCGGTGCTCGAAAAGGAATTTGAGGTTCCGGTTAAATGGATGGAAGAGGGCTCGCGCAACACCCGTGAGAATGCTTACAAGAGCTTTGCAATACTCAAAAAGGATGGGGTCAGCCATATCGCGCTAGTCACTCACGCCTGGCACATGCCGAGAGCATTCAGAGAGTTCGAACAGGCCGGATTTAAGGTTGTTCCTGCTGCCACTGCATACACCACACGATATAGGACGGATGTCTTCTCATTCATTCCCACCGCTGGCGCACTGCAAAAGAGTTGGCTGTTCTTGCATGAAGTCATTGGAATGTGGTGGTATCGACTGAGCCCGGCCCCCACCACTTCGTGA
- a CDS encoding c-type cytochrome, with protein MKAAWMGVVAASALLMVGTAQANADLAKASGCMNCHTVDKKLVGPALKDIAAKYKDDAGAQAKLEEKVKKGSTGVWGPIAMPPNSNVSDANIKTLVSFILSLK; from the coding sequence ATGAAAGCTGCCTGGATGGGAGTGGTTGCGGCATCAGCCTTGCTGATGGTGGGTACCGCGCAAGCGAACGCGGACTTGGCGAAAGCCAGCGGTTGCATGAACTGTCACACAGTTGACAAAAAACTGGTCGGGCCCGCATTAAAGGATATCGCGGCCAAGTATAAGGATGACGCAGGTGCCCAAGCCAAGTTGGAAGAGAAAGTGAAGAAAGGCAGCACGGGCGTATGGGGACCGATTGCGATGCCACCGAATTCCAATGTCAGTGACGCCAATATCAAAACCCTGGTATCGTTTATTCTATCCCTCAAGTAA
- a CDS encoding thioredoxin domain-containing protein, which yields MPNHLSGETSPYLLQHVENPVDWYPWGDEALTLARTGNKPILLSIGYSACHWCHVMAHESFEDAEVATAMNQHFINIKVDREERPDLDQIYQTALHMLTQRHGGWPLTLFLTPDQKPFFGGTYFPKAPRHGLPGFLDLLPRVAEAYYARGEEIERQSASLLRSFANMLPSASLATPAFSEQPLDQALTELEDRFDSVNGGFGDVPKFLHPTELEFCVRRYFATGNAETLHMVVHTLKKMAEGGIYDQLGGGFCRYSTDQHWSIPHFEKMLYDNGPLLRLYTDAWLATEDPLFKRVVEETAEWVMREMQPSVSASTDMRGGGGYYSTLDADSEEEEGKFYVWDRAQIAQILPPEEYAVVAPYYGLLRTPNFEQKHWNLEITQPLAEAAVAIGIQHEEAQQKLASARRKLFIERELRVHPGRDEKILTSWNGLMIKGMARAGRVFERGDWVQSAALAVDFIRSTLWKNNRLLATCKDGKAHLNAYLDDYAFLLDGLLELMQAEFRQVDLDFAVALADVLLEQFEDKQAGGFFFTSHDHERLIHRPKPGLDNATPSGNGVAAYALQRLGHLLGEFRYLQAAERALGLFYPTLSRYASACCSLLVTLEQSLAPPQIVILRGQAPALTEWKKALGCGSPYTLVFAVPLELLGLPPGLNKPAARDNTVNAWVCQGVKCLPEISDLQELLRVCEIQGKIGSSIING from the coding sequence ATGCCTAATCATCTCTCCGGCGAAACCAGTCCATACCTGCTTCAACATGTGGAAAACCCGGTGGACTGGTATCCTTGGGGAGATGAGGCACTGACGCTGGCCCGCACCGGGAATAAGCCGATATTGCTTTCCATTGGTTACTCGGCCTGTCACTGGTGCCATGTCATGGCACACGAATCTTTTGAAGATGCGGAAGTTGCCACAGCGATGAACCAGCATTTCATCAATATCAAGGTGGATCGCGAAGAACGCCCTGATCTCGATCAGATTTATCAAACCGCACTTCACATGCTAACCCAGCGCCATGGCGGCTGGCCGCTGACGCTGTTTCTGACACCTGACCAGAAACCATTTTTCGGCGGCACATATTTTCCTAAAGCACCCCGCCACGGTTTACCGGGTTTCCTGGATCTATTGCCACGCGTCGCCGAGGCTTATTATGCCCGCGGTGAAGAAATCGAGCGGCAGAGCGCCTCACTATTGCGATCATTCGCCAATATGCTGCCGTCGGCGAGCCTGGCAACCCCGGCGTTTTCGGAACAGCCGCTTGATCAGGCACTGACCGAGTTAGAGGACCGGTTTGACTCCGTAAACGGCGGTTTCGGCGATGTGCCGAAATTCCTTCATCCCACGGAACTGGAGTTCTGTGTGCGCCGCTACTTTGCCACAGGCAATGCGGAGACGTTGCACATGGTGGTGCACACCCTGAAGAAAATGGCAGAGGGCGGCATCTACGATCAGTTAGGCGGCGGTTTCTGCCGCTACAGCACGGATCAGCACTGGAGCATTCCACATTTCGAAAAAATGCTTTATGACAACGGGCCGTTGCTGCGACTCTACACCGATGCCTGGCTTGCCACCGAAGACCCATTATTCAAACGGGTGGTGGAGGAAACGGCTGAATGGGTGATGCGGGAAATGCAACCATCGGTGAGTGCAAGCACAGACATGCGAGGCGGGGGCGGTTATTACTCGACACTGGATGCCGATTCCGAAGAGGAGGAAGGCAAGTTCTATGTATGGGATCGCGCTCAAATAGCACAGATTCTGCCACCCGAAGAATATGCCGTGGTTGCACCCTATTACGGACTCCTGCGTACTCCAAACTTCGAGCAAAAACACTGGAATCTGGAGATCACCCAGCCGCTTGCGGAAGCTGCTGTGGCTATCGGCATCCAGCATGAGGAAGCACAGCAAAAACTTGCATCAGCACGCAGAAAACTTTTTATTGAACGCGAATTACGCGTACATCCGGGCCGCGACGAGAAAATTCTTACCAGCTGGAACGGGCTCATGATCAAGGGAATGGCACGCGCTGGCCGTGTCTTCGAACGCGGCGACTGGGTTCAATCGGCAGCCCTTGCGGTGGATTTTATTCGTTCCACGCTATGGAAAAATAACCGCCTGTTGGCAACCTGCAAGGATGGCAAGGCGCATCTCAATGCCTATCTGGACGATTATGCCTTCCTGCTGGATGGTTTGCTGGAACTGATGCAGGCGGAGTTTCGTCAAGTTGATCTGGATTTTGCCGTTGCACTGGCCGATGTGCTGCTGGAGCAATTCGAGGACAAACAGGCAGGGGGGTTTTTCTTTACCAGCCACGACCATGAAAGATTGATACATCGCCCCAAGCCGGGTCTTGATAACGCCACGCCTTCGGGTAACGGCGTGGCGGCTTATGCACTTCAGCGGCTGGGGCATCTGCTCGGGGAATTTCGCTATTTACAGGCCGCCGAACGTGCTTTGGGGTTGTTCTACCCCACCTTATCCCGCTACGCCAGCGCCTGCTGCAGTTTGTTGGTAACCCTCGAACAATCGCTCGCGCCCCCGCAAATTGTTATACTTCGTGGTCAGGCGCCTGCTTTGACGGAATGGAAAAAAGCATTGGGGTGCGGGTCCCCGTACACCTTGGTATTTGCTGTACCGTTGGAACTTCTTGGGCTGCCGCCGGGTCTGAATAAACCGGCGGCAAGGGATAACACCGTCAACGCCTGGGTCTGCCAAGGCGTTAAATGCCTACCGGAGATCTCCGACTTGCAGGAATTGCTGCGCGTCTGTGAAATTCAAGGTAAGATTGGTTCTTCTATAATTAACGGATAA